Proteins found in one Synechococcus sp. LA31 genomic segment:
- the cgtA gene encoding Obg family GTPase CgtA, which produces MQFIDQARIAVRAGRGGDGIAAFRREKYVPAGGPSGGDGGRGGDVWLEADPNLQTLLDFKYKRLFEAVDGRRGGPNKSTGASGDGLTIKVPCGTEVRDLRTGILLGDLTEPGEKLLVAVGGRAGLGNAHYLSNRNRAPEKFTEGRDGEEWNLQLELKLLAEVGIIGLPNAGKSTLISVLSAARPKIADYPFTTLVPNLGVVRRPTGDGTVFADIPGLIAGAAQGAGLGHDFLRHIQRTRLLIHLVDASSEDVVRDLQVVEQELAAYGNGLDERPCLVALNKTELLLDDELEERVKQVSDHCGQPVMAISAATSHNLDTLLAATWKELGI; this is translated from the coding sequence ATGCAGTTCATTGATCAGGCCCGCATTGCGGTGCGGGCTGGCCGCGGCGGCGACGGCATTGCGGCCTTCCGCCGGGAGAAATATGTGCCGGCCGGCGGCCCTTCCGGCGGCGATGGCGGTCGTGGTGGCGACGTGTGGCTGGAGGCCGATCCCAACCTCCAGACCTTGCTCGACTTCAAATACAAGCGCCTGTTTGAAGCTGTGGATGGCCGTCGCGGCGGCCCAAACAAGAGCACTGGGGCCAGCGGCGATGGGCTCACGATCAAGGTGCCCTGCGGCACCGAGGTGCGTGATCTGCGCACGGGCATCCTGCTGGGCGATCTCACCGAACCGGGCGAGAAGCTGTTGGTGGCGGTGGGCGGCCGGGCCGGCCTTGGCAATGCCCATTACCTGAGCAACCGCAATCGCGCTCCTGAGAAGTTCACCGAGGGCCGCGATGGCGAGGAGTGGAATCTGCAGCTTGAGCTCAAGCTGCTGGCCGAGGTGGGGATTATCGGCTTGCCTAATGCCGGCAAGAGCACACTGATCTCCGTTCTCTCAGCGGCCCGGCCAAAGATTGCCGACTACCCCTTCACCACCTTGGTGCCCAACCTCGGCGTGGTGCGCCGTCCCACGGGCGATGGCACCGTGTTTGCCGACATTCCCGGGCTGATTGCCGGTGCCGCCCAGGGGGCTGGGCTGGGCCATGATTTCTTGCGCCACATCCAGCGAACGCGCCTGCTGATCCACCTCGTGGATGCGAGCTCGGAGGATGTGGTGCGTGACCTGCAGGTGGTCGAGCAGGAGCTCGCCGCCTATGGCAATGGGCTTGATGAGCGGCCATGCCTGGTGGCGCTCAACAAAACAGAGCTGCTGCTCGACGACGAACTGGAAGAGCGGGTCAAACAGGTCAGCGACCACTGCGGCCAACCTGTGATGGCGATTTCCGCCGCCACGTCACACAATCTCGACACATTGCTGGCTGCAACCTGGAAGGAGCTCGGGATCTGA
- a CDS encoding Calvin cycle protein CP12, with the protein MTTIDDHIAKDKTEIEAARAAGDQGKVRHLEEEVKSLEEYKTHHPEEKKDPSPLEVFCDLNPDAPECLVYDD; encoded by the coding sequence ATGACCACGATCGACGACCACATCGCCAAGGACAAAACCGAGATCGAAGCGGCGCGCGCTGCCGGCGATCAGGGCAAGGTTCGCCACCTCGAAGAAGAGGTGAAGAGCCTTGAGGAATACAAGACGCATCACCCTGAGGAGAAGAAAGACCCCTCTCCGCTCGAGGTGTTCTGCGACCTCAATCCCGACGCGCCTGAGTGCCTCGTCTACGACGACTGA